A portion of the Brevundimonas pondensis genome contains these proteins:
- a CDS encoding efflux RND transporter periplasmic adaptor subunit — translation MRTVKIAAASVLMATALYGCSKGGEAPAPQAPPVTVALPLARQIVDWDEVTGRFEAPRTVDVRARVGGYIQSVHFKDGDFVRQGQLLFTLDPRPAQAALASAQAQLAQAQAQLTLARTEFTRSEGLLASQAVSQAEVDSKRGAVAQAQAAVSAANAAIRARQLDVEFTRVTAPIAGRVSDRRVDPGNLVGGGSSAGDVLTTVVSASPIYFVFDGSEALALKYQRDARAGGAAPIRIRLQDETSYDRVGTLDFTDNAIDPASGTIRLRAVVPNADGFLKPGMFGQAQLAGAGAYQALLVPDSAISTDAARRVVIVVKPDGSTEPRAVQTGPLVDGLRVIRSGLKPTDRVIIAGGQRIQMPGMKVQPKNGTIAPVAQQPNAAPVTQAAPASSASFANAG, via the coding sequence ATGCGCACGGTGAAGATCGCGGCCGCGTCCGTACTGATGGCGACCGCCCTCTATGGCTGTTCCAAGGGCGGCGAAGCGCCCGCCCCCCAGGCCCCGCCGGTGACGGTGGCCCTGCCCCTGGCCCGCCAGATCGTCGATTGGGACGAGGTCACGGGTCGCTTTGAGGCCCCCCGCACCGTCGACGTGCGCGCCCGCGTGGGCGGCTACATCCAGTCGGTCCACTTCAAGGACGGCGACTTCGTGCGTCAGGGCCAGCTGCTGTTCACGCTTGACCCGCGCCCGGCCCAGGCCGCCCTCGCCTCCGCCCAGGCCCAACTGGCCCAGGCCCAGGCCCAGCTGACCCTGGCCCGCACCGAGTTCACCCGCTCTGAAGGCCTGCTGGCCTCGCAGGCGGTGTCGCAAGCCGAAGTCGATTCCAAGCGCGGCGCCGTGGCCCAGGCCCAGGCCGCCGTCTCGGCCGCCAACGCCGCCATCCGCGCCCGCCAGCTGGACGTCGAGTTCACCCGCGTCACCGCCCCGATCGCCGGCCGCGTCTCCGACCGCCGCGTCGATCCGGGCAATCTGGTCGGCGGCGGCTCCTCGGCCGGCGACGTCCTGACGACCGTGGTTTCGGCCTCGCCGATCTACTTCGTCTTCGACGGCTCCGAAGCCCTGGCGCTCAAGTATCAGCGCGACGCCCGCGCCGGCGGCGCCGCGCCGATCCGCATCCGTCTGCAGGACGAAACCAGCTACGACCGCGTCGGCACGCTGGACTTCACCGACAACGCCATCGACCCGGCCTCGGGCACCATCCGCCTGCGCGCCGTGGTCCCCAACGCCGACGGCTTCCTGAAGCCCGGCATGTTCGGTCAGGCCCAGCTGGCCGGCGCCGGCGCCTACCAGGCCCTGCTGGTGCCCGACTCCGCCATCTCGACCGACGCGGCCCGCCGCGTGGTCATCGTCGTCAAGCCCGACGGCTCGACCGAGCCGCGCGCCGTCCAGACCGGACCCCTGGTCGACGGCCTGCGCGTCATTCGTTCCGGCCTGAAGCCGACCGACCGCGTCATCATCGCCGGCGGCCAGCGCATCCAGATGCCGGGCATGAAGGTCCAGCCGAAGAACGGAACCATCGCTCCGGTGGCCCAGCAGCCGAACGCGGCCCCCGTCACCCAGGCGGCGCCGGCTTCCAGCGCCTCCTTCGCCAACGCTGGCTGA
- a CDS encoding efflux RND transporter permease subunit translates to MNISRFFIDRPIFAGVISVFITLIGLFAYPMLPLSQYPEIAPPTITINAAYPGASAETLAETVAAPIEQEVNGVEKMLYLTSSSTSDGAVAITVTFQPGTDLDSAQVLVQNRVALAEPKLPEQARQIGVTVNKAESGFLMIVGLTSPDGSLDNDYVGNYANSTLRDRLLRIDGVGQVQVFGGGNYSMRVWIDPAKAAERGLTGPDIVAALRAQNVQAAAGSIGQPPFATNAAAFQLPVQVQGRLSDPDQFADVVIKTDAEGRVTRVRDIARVELGAQDYGIRGFFDGERGVGVAIVQQPGANALGTANRVLAEVEAVKAELPAGMAISIPYNPTEFVAASVEAVQHTVFEAVVLVAIVVLIFLQTWRAAIIPIIAIPVALVGTFAVQLALGYSINSLSLFALVLAVGIVVDDAIIVVENVERYLREGLTPKEAAYRSMQEVSGALIAIGLVLTAVFVPTAFVPGIPGIFYRQFAVTIASATLISLVVSLTLSPALAALLLKPHVHHDNVRKPGLWNAVTYYVRWAGDKFNQGFDWLSDKYGRLTARLVRSLMIVMIVYAGLLALTGWRLVDTPSGFIPEQDQGFLIGVIQLPAGASLERTEAVMKRADEIIQKTEGVDGTVAFAGLDGSSFSFGSNAATIFVRLDAFENRTKEQAATALAGAITGATGGIEEANIFVIAPPAVQGLGNGNGFKMMIQDRSGAGYRALEGATFAMMGGAAQMPDQVQQVFSTYNTGSPRIAADVDRNKALMMGVQPSAVFDTLGVYLGSSYINDFNLLGRTFRVTAQAEPSARDDIADIANLKTRSASGAMVPIGAVANLREDSGPARVVRYNLFPASELQGQAAPGVSSGQGIAAMEQLASQALPQGFSYEWTELALQEKQASGGASMIFIMAVVFVFLVLAAQYEAFTLPLAVVLIVPMCLLAAMIGVNIRGLDNNILVQIGLVVLIALAAKNAILIVEFAKQAEEEEGMDRFEAAVYAAKVRLRPILMTSFAFIFGVVPLMLATGPGAEMRQSLGTSVFSGMLGVTFFGLIFTPVFYVMMRWLSAKLPKTPEKPRDLPTTYGAPAHDPYDPTDPAPAAPTTASPRLGDA, encoded by the coding sequence ATGAACATCTCCCGCTTCTTCATCGATCGGCCGATCTTCGCGGGCGTGATCTCGGTGTTCATCACCCTGATCGGCCTGTTCGCCTATCCGATGCTGCCCCTGTCGCAGTATCCGGAGATCGCGCCGCCCACCATCACCATCAACGCCGCCTACCCCGGCGCCTCGGCCGAGACCCTGGCAGAGACCGTGGCGGCCCCCATCGAGCAAGAGGTCAACGGCGTCGAGAAGATGCTGTACCTGACCTCCTCGTCCACCTCGGACGGGGCCGTGGCGATCACGGTGACCTTCCAGCCCGGCACGGATCTCGATTCCGCCCAGGTGCTGGTGCAGAACCGCGTCGCCCTGGCTGAACCCAAACTGCCCGAGCAGGCCCGCCAGATCGGCGTGACGGTCAACAAGGCCGAAAGCGGCTTCCTGATGATCGTCGGCCTGACCTCGCCCGACGGCAGCCTGGATAACGACTACGTCGGCAACTACGCCAACTCGACGCTGCGCGACCGCCTCCTGCGGATCGACGGCGTGGGTCAGGTTCAGGTGTTCGGCGGCGGCAACTATTCGATGCGCGTCTGGATCGACCCGGCCAAGGCGGCCGAGCGCGGCCTGACGGGTCCCGACATCGTCGCCGCCCTGCGCGCCCAGAACGTCCAGGCCGCCGCCGGCTCCATCGGCCAGCCGCCCTTCGCCACCAACGCCGCCGCCTTCCAACTGCCGGTTCAGGTGCAGGGCCGTCTGTCCGACCCCGATCAGTTCGCCGACGTGGTCATCAAGACCGACGCCGAAGGCCGCGTGACCCGCGTCCGCGACATCGCCCGCGTCGAACTGGGCGCTCAGGATTACGGCATCCGCGGCTTCTTCGACGGCGAGCGCGGCGTTGGCGTGGCCATCGTCCAGCAGCCGGGGGCCAACGCGCTTGGCACCGCCAACCGCGTCCTGGCCGAAGTCGAGGCCGTCAAGGCCGAGCTGCCCGCCGGCATGGCCATCTCCATCCCCTACAACCCGACGGAATTCGTCGCCGCCTCGGTCGAGGCGGTGCAGCACACCGTGTTCGAAGCCGTCGTCCTGGTGGCCATCGTCGTCCTGATCTTCCTGCAGACCTGGCGCGCGGCCATCATCCCGATCATCGCCATCCCGGTGGCCCTGGTCGGCACCTTCGCGGTGCAGCTGGCCCTGGGCTATTCGATCAACTCCCTGTCGCTGTTCGCCCTGGTTCTGGCCGTCGGCATCGTCGTCGACGACGCCATCATCGTGGTCGAGAACGTCGAGCGATACCTGCGAGAGGGACTGACACCCAAGGAGGCCGCCTACCGATCCATGCAGGAGGTTTCCGGCGCCCTGATCGCCATCGGTCTGGTGCTGACGGCGGTGTTCGTGCCGACCGCCTTCGTCCCCGGCATCCCCGGCATCTTCTATCGCCAGTTCGCCGTCACCATCGCCTCGGCGACGCTGATCTCGCTGGTGGTGTCCCTGACCCTGTCTCCGGCTCTGGCGGCCCTGCTGCTCAAGCCGCACGTCCACCACGACAACGTCCGCAAGCCAGGCCTGTGGAACGCGGTCACCTACTACGTCCGTTGGGCCGGCGATAAGTTCAACCAGGGCTTCGACTGGCTGTCGGACAAGTACGGCCGCCTGACCGCCCGTCTGGTGCGTTCGCTGATGATCGTCATGATCGTCTATGCGGGCCTGCTGGCCCTCACCGGCTGGCGCCTGGTGGACACGCCCTCGGGCTTCATCCCGGAACAGGATCAAGGCTTCCTGATCGGCGTCATCCAGCTCCCGGCCGGCGCTTCGCTGGAACGCACCGAGGCCGTGATGAAGCGCGCCGACGAGATCATCCAGAAGACCGAGGGTGTCGACGGCACCGTGGCCTTCGCCGGTCTTGACGGCTCCAGCTTCTCGTTCGGCTCCAACGCGGCGACCATCTTCGTGCGCCTCGACGCCTTCGAGAACCGCACCAAGGAACAGGCCGCCACCGCCCTGGCCGGCGCCATCACCGGCGCCACCGGCGGCATTGAGGAAGCCAACATCTTCGTCATCGCCCCCCCGGCCGTTCAGGGTCTGGGCAACGGCAACGGCTTCAAGATGATGATCCAGGACCGTTCCGGCGCGGGCTACCGCGCGCTGGAAGGCGCCACCTTCGCCATGATGGGCGGCGCGGCCCAGATGCCCGATCAGGTGCAGCAGGTCTTCTCGACCTACAACACCGGCTCGCCCCGCATCGCCGCCGACGTGGATCGCAACAAGGCCCTGATGATGGGCGTGCAGCCGTCGGCGGTGTTCGACACCCTCGGCGTCTACCTCGGCTCGTCCTACATCAACGACTTCAACCTGCTGGGACGCACCTTCCGCGTCACCGCCCAGGCTGAACCGTCGGCCCGCGACGACATCGCCGACATCGCCAACCTGAAGACCCGCTCCGCCTCCGGCGCCATGGTGCCGATCGGCGCCGTCGCCAACCTGCGCGAGGACTCCGGTCCGGCCCGCGTCGTCCGCTACAACCTGTTCCCGGCTTCCGAGCTGCAGGGTCAGGCCGCGCCGGGCGTCTCGTCCGGCCAGGGCATCGCGGCGATGGAGCAGCTGGCTTCTCAGGCCCTGCCGCAAGGCTTCAGCTACGAGTGGACCGAACTGGCCCTGCAGGAGAAGCAGGCCTCGGGCGGCGCCTCGATGATCTTCATCATGGCCGTGGTCTTCGTCTTCCTCGTGCTGGCGGCGCAATATGAGGCCTTCACCCTGCCGCTCGCGGTGGTGCTGATCGTCCCCATGTGTCTGCTGGCGGCCATGATCGGGGTGAACATCCGCGGTCTGGACAACAACATCCTGGTCCAGATCGGCCTCGTCGTCCTGATCGCGCTGGCGGCCAAGAACGCCATCCTGATCGTCGAGTTCGCCAAGCAGGCTGAAGAGGAAGAGGGCATGGATCGCTTCGAAGCGGCTGTTTACGCCGCCAAGGTGCGTCTGCGTCCGATCCTGATGACGTCCTTCGCCTTCATCTTCGGCGTCGTGCCGCTGATGCTGGCGACCGGCCCCGGCGCCGAAATGCGCCAGTCGCTGGGCACGTCGGTCTTCTCCGGCATGCTGGGCGTGACCTTCTTCGGTCTGATCTTCACCCCGGTCTTCTACGTGATGATGCGCTGGCTCTCGGCCAAACTGCCCAAGACGCCGGAGAAGCCGCGCGACCTGCCGACCACCTACGGCGCGCCCGCTCATGATCCGTACGACCCCACCGACCCCGCGCCGGCGGCCCCCACCACGGCCAGCCCGCGCTTGGGAGACGCCTGA
- a CDS encoding efflux transporter outer membrane subunit, whose product MNRKALPLLTASSAALLLAACAVGPKAPAPTLPVQGQGAFIGSQSASVSTEAARADWWRLYNDATLDGLIQQALTENNELEAAAANLRAVRASLSEARAGRLPTTNANAAFNRSQASTITNPAANGAKLDDVDTYSVGLDVSYEVDLFGRVESSVRAARGDAAAAREALEVVRITVAAETARAYADTCSANAQIAVAERTIELQGKTVDLTQRLLDGGSGNGLDVARARAALEQTRASLPPLRASRDGALYRLATLTGRTPAEASEAARGCQSPPQLSQPIPIGDGAALLARRPDVRQAEARLAAAAARVNVATASLYPSISLGGSLGSTALDSSDLGEDANFRFSVGPLISWNFPNIAVARARIKQADAQTDAALATFDQTVLTALQETETALSAYANELDRRTALRTARDQAATAARLSRLRFDAGADSFLTVLDSERTLAGADAALAASEAQVTTYQIALFKALAGGWDQAPAPEA is encoded by the coding sequence ATGAACCGTAAAGCCCTTCCCCTCCTGACTGCTTCCAGCGCCGCGCTTCTGCTCGCCGCCTGCGCGGTCGGGCCCAAGGCGCCGGCGCCCACTCTGCCGGTCCAGGGTCAAGGCGCCTTCATCGGCTCGCAATCCGCCTCGGTTTCGACCGAGGCGGCCCGCGCCGACTGGTGGCGACTCTACAACGACGCCACGCTGGACGGTCTGATCCAGCAAGCTCTGACCGAGAACAACGAGCTGGAGGCGGCCGCGGCCAATCTGCGCGCCGTTCGGGCCTCGCTGTCCGAAGCCCGCGCCGGTCGTCTGCCCACGACCAACGCCAACGCCGCCTTCAACCGCAGCCAGGCCTCGACCATCACCAACCCGGCCGCCAACGGCGCCAAGCTGGACGACGTCGACACCTACAGCGTCGGGCTGGACGTCTCCTACGAGGTCGACCTGTTCGGCCGCGTCGAGTCCTCCGTCCGCGCCGCACGCGGCGACGCCGCCGCCGCGCGCGAAGCCCTAGAGGTGGTGCGGATCACCGTGGCCGCCGAAACCGCCCGGGCCTATGCCGACACCTGCTCGGCCAACGCCCAGATCGCGGTGGCCGAACGCACCATCGAGCTGCAAGGCAAGACCGTCGACCTGACCCAGCGCCTGCTGGACGGCGGTTCGGGCAATGGTCTGGACGTGGCCCGCGCCCGCGCGGCCCTGGAACAGACCCGCGCCAGCCTGCCGCCGCTGCGGGCGTCGCGCGACGGCGCCCTCTATCGCCTCGCTACCCTGACCGGGCGCACCCCGGCCGAGGCCAGCGAGGCGGCGCGCGGCTGCCAGTCGCCGCCGCAGTTGTCGCAGCCCATCCCGATCGGCGACGGCGCGGCCCTGCTGGCCCGTCGTCCCGACGTGCGTCAGGCCGAGGCCCGTCTGGCCGCCGCCGCCGCCCGCGTGAACGTGGCGACCGCCAGCCTCTATCCGTCGATCAGCCTGGGGGGCTCGCTGGGCTCGACCGCGCTGGATTCCTCGGATCTGGGCGAGGACGCCAACTTCCGCTTCAGCGTCGGTCCGCTGATCAGCTGGAACTTCCCCAACATCGCCGTGGCCCGCGCCCGCATCAAGCAGGCCGACGCCCAGACCGACGCGGCCCTGGCGACCTTCGACCAGACCGTCCTGACGGCGCTGCAGGAAACCGAGACGGCGCTCAGCGCCTACGCCAACGAACTGGACCGTCGCACGGCCCTGCGCACCGCGCGGGATCAGGCGGCCACCGCCGCCCGCCTGTCGCGTCTGCGCTTCGACGCCGGCGCCGACAGCTTCCTGACGGTGCTGGATTCGGAACGGACCCTGGCCGGGGCCGACGCCGCCCTCGCCGCTTCGGAAGCCCAGGTCACCACCTACCAGATCGCCCTGTTCAAGGCCCTGGCCGGCGGCTGGGATCAGGCGCCCGCCCCCGAAGCCTGA
- the proB gene encoding glutamate 5-kinase encodes MVASPATALAHARRVVVKIGSSLLVDAATRAVTRDWLASLAQDIANLRTQGREVIVVSSGAVALGRGRLKTTPGRLQDKQAAAAVGQTLLMHAWEEALAPHGLITAQVLLTRDDTERRRRWLNARATVEALLAHGVVPVVNENDTVATEEIRYGDNDRLAARAAQLARADLLILLSDVDGLYTADPRRDPNARHLCLVESLGPDILGMASGANAEAGVGTGGMATKLAAAQIARSAGCATVIASGLTPHPLKAVADGARATLITAPATPLAAWKQWIAGSMAPGGSLTLDDGAVRALKSGKSLLPSGVIAVSGDFEKGESLRLLDTTGAVVGLGLAAYPADEIALIRGRHSDEIETLLGYRGPSVVIHRDDLVLETR; translated from the coding sequence ATCGTCGCCTCGCCTGCGACGGCGCTGGCCCACGCGCGTCGCGTGGTGGTCAAGATCGGCTCCTCCCTGCTGGTCGACGCCGCCACCCGTGCGGTCACCCGCGACTGGCTGGCCTCCTTGGCCCAGGACATCGCCAACCTGCGGACCCAGGGCCGCGAGGTCATCGTCGTCTCCTCCGGCGCCGTGGCCCTGGGTCGCGGTCGGCTGAAGACCACGCCCGGTCGCCTTCAGGACAAGCAGGCCGCCGCCGCCGTCGGCCAGACCCTGCTGATGCACGCCTGGGAAGAGGCCCTGGCCCCCCACGGCCTGATCACCGCCCAGGTCCTTTTGACCCGCGACGACACCGAACGTCGTCGCCGCTGGCTGAACGCCCGCGCCACGGTCGAGGCCCTGCTGGCCCACGGCGTCGTCCCCGTGGTCAACGAGAACGACACCGTCGCCACCGAGGAAATCCGCTACGGCGACAACGACCGCCTGGCCGCCCGCGCCGCCCAGCTGGCCCGCGCCGACCTGCTGATCCTGCTGTCCGACGTGGACGGTCTCTACACCGCCGACCCGCGCCGCGATCCGAACGCCCGCCATCTGTGCCTGGTCGAGAGCCTCGGCCCCGACATCCTCGGCATGGCCAGCGGGGCCAATGCCGAGGCCGGGGTGGGCACCGGCGGCATGGCGACCAAGCTGGCCGCCGCCCAGATCGCCCGCTCGGCCGGTTGCGCCACCGTCATCGCCTCGGGCCTGACGCCGCATCCGCTCAAGGCCGTCGCCGACGGCGCCCGCGCCACCCTGATCACCGCCCCCGCCACGCCGCTGGCCGCCTGGAAGCAGTGGATCGCCGGCAGCATGGCGCCGGGCGGTTCTCTGACGCTGGACGACGGCGCCGTACGCGCCCTGAAGTCGGGCAAGAGCCTGCTGCCCTCGGGCGTGATCGCGGTCAGCGGCGACTTCGAGAAGGGCGAGAGCCTGCGCCTGCTGGATACGACCGGCGCCGTGGTCGGCCTCGGCCTGGCCGCCTATCCCGCCGACGAGATCGCCCTGATCCGCGGCCGCCATTCCGACGAGATCGAGACCCTGCTGGGCTATCGCGGCCCCTCGGTCGTGATCCACCGCGACGACCTGGTGCTGGAAACCCGATGA
- a CDS encoding glutamate-5-semialdehyde dehydrogenase yields the protein MTDVAAPIQDLMLDMGRHARAAADALRATTPETRTEALTRLASGLRAAEAEILAANARDIENARSSGLSEALIDRLALTPARVEGMAVAVETIAAQPDPVGAEMARWTPANGLDIARVRTPIGVLGVIFESRPNVTADAAALCLRSGNAAILRCGSDCLESSRAIAAVVSRAVTEAGLPADAIQLVPVPDREAVGAILSGLEGTIDLIIPRGGKSLVARVQAEAKAPVLGHLEGLCHTYLDAAADLDVARRVAVNAKMRRVSVCGATETLLVDRAAAGRLLPAVAADLINAGCELRGDAETRALVPEAAEATEADWTTEYLAPVLSVRVVDGVDGAVEHIRAYGSGHTEAIITTDAEAAERFANGVDSAIVLINASTQFADGGEFGFGGEIGISTSKLHARGPVGAEQLTTYKYVVRGQGQTRP from the coding sequence ATGACCGACGTAGCTGCCCCCATTCAAGACCTGATGCTCGACATGGGTCGCCACGCCCGCGCCGCCGCCGACGCCCTTCGCGCCACCACGCCGGAGACCCGCACCGAGGCCCTGACCCGTCTGGCGAGCGGCCTGCGCGCCGCCGAAGCCGAGATCCTGGCCGCCAACGCCCGCGACATTGAAAACGCTCGGTCCTCGGGACTGTCCGAAGCCCTGATCGACCGCCTGGCCCTGACCCCCGCCCGCGTCGAGGGCATGGCCGTCGCCGTCGAGACCATCGCCGCCCAGCCCGATCCGGTCGGCGCCGAAATGGCCCGCTGGACCCCCGCCAATGGTCTGGACATCGCCCGCGTCCGCACCCCCATCGGCGTGCTGGGCGTCATCTTTGAGAGCCGCCCCAACGTCACCGCCGACGCCGCCGCCCTCTGTCTGCGCTCGGGCAACGCCGCCATCCTGCGCTGCGGTTCGGACTGCCTGGAATCCTCGCGCGCCATCGCCGCCGTGGTGAGCCGCGCCGTCACCGAGGCCGGTCTGCCCGCCGACGCGATCCAGTTGGTCCCCGTCCCTGATCGCGAAGCCGTGGGCGCCATCCTGTCGGGGCTTGAAGGGACCATCGACCTGATCATCCCGCGCGGCGGCAAGAGCCTGGTCGCCCGCGTTCAAGCCGAAGCGAAAGCCCCTGTGCTGGGTCATCTCGAGGGGCTGTGCCACACCTATCTCGACGCCGCCGCCGATCTCGACGTCGCCCGCCGCGTCGCCGTCAACGCCAAGATGCGCCGCGTTTCGGTCTGCGGCGCCACCGAGACCCTGCTGGTCGATCGCGCCGCCGCCGGGCGCCTGCTGCCCGCTGTCGCCGCTGACCTCATCAACGCCGGCTGCGAACTGCGCGGCGACGCCGAAACCCGCGCCCTGGTCCCCGAAGCCGCCGAGGCGACCGAGGCCGACTGGACCACCGAATACCTGGCCCCCGTCCTGTCTGTGCGGGTCGTGGACGGGGTGGACGGCGCCGTGGAGCACATCCGGGCTTACGGCTCGGGCCACACCGAGGCCATCATCACCACCGACGCCGAGGCCGCCGAGCGCTTCGCCAACGGCGTCGATAGCGCCATCGTCCTGATCAACGCCTCGACCCAGTTCGCCGACGGCGGCGAGTTCGGCTTCGGTGGCGAGATCGGCATCTCGACCTCGAAACTGCATGCGCGCGGCCCCGTCGGGGCCGAACAACTGACCACCTACAAATACGTCGTGCGTGGCCAGGGCCAGACCCGGCCCTGA
- a CDS encoding membrane-bound PQQ-dependent dehydrogenase, glucose/quinate/shikimate family, with product MSSIERGRGFGSVLVRLLGVIIALIGLTLTIGGGQLIMLGGSPYYLIVGLMMILSGGLLALLKATGAWLYILIFIGTVIWALWEVGLNGWALVPRVIAPLVLLILVVLSFPALKREGGGGKLAFGGIGLIVVLGLISGVVVAQANKARVDSPVPAAGQGGIGDPALIKTGADWPAYGGADSAQRYSPLNQITKDNVKGLQRAWTFRTGDLPEERFGAETTPLKIGDTLYLCSARNRLFALDATTGKQKWTYDPQVADDQIPYTAACRGVTYYAQPNVDAAQPCAARIIEGTLDGRLVAVDARTGAPCAGFGTNGAVSIKTGMGDPYPGMVSITSAPVIVRGVVVTGHQVLDGQKRWNASGVIQGFDAVTGQLRFAWDMMRPDITTLPPEGQTYTPGTPNMWTTATADEALGLVFLPMGNSAADYYSGLRRPAENEYSTSLVALDVTTGKPRWHFQTVRKDVWDYDLGSQATLVDMPGGVPAVILPSKQGDLYVLDRRTGQPLHKVEERRVPQGGVEPSQRSPTQPFSLFHTLRKADLTERDMWGMSPIDQMFCRIQFRQAAYEGYFTPPTSDRHWIQYPGYNGGSDWGGVAVDPARGVIVANYNDMPNHNRLVPRAEADRLGWFSRDDPRYIEREKEAANRGGNLSKSKAEGAGDPQAGVPYAIDVNAGWRVKATGLLCKQPPYGGIRTIDLKTGRTLWDRPFGTARKNGPFGIPSMLPIEIGTPNNGGSAVTAGGLIFIAAATDDLIRAIDIETGKTVWSDVLPAGGQANPMIYEQNGRQYLVIMAGGHHFMETPEGDYVIAYALPEGGA from the coding sequence ATGTCCTCCATTGAACGCGGGCGCGGATTCGGAAGCGTCCTGGTGCGATTGCTCGGGGTGATCATCGCCCTGATCGGCCTGACGCTGACCATCGGCGGCGGGCAGCTGATCATGCTGGGCGGTTCGCCCTATTATCTGATCGTCGGTCTGATGATGATCCTGTCCGGGGGGCTGTTGGCCCTGCTGAAGGCGACCGGAGCCTGGCTCTACATCCTCATCTTCATCGGCACAGTCATCTGGGCCTTGTGGGAGGTCGGGCTGAACGGTTGGGCCCTGGTCCCGCGCGTGATCGCGCCCCTGGTGCTGTTGATCCTCGTTGTCCTGTCCTTCCCTGCGCTGAAGCGCGAAGGCGGAGGCGGCAAGCTGGCGTTCGGTGGGATAGGTCTGATCGTCGTCCTGGGTCTGATCTCCGGCGTCGTGGTGGCTCAGGCCAACAAGGCGCGGGTAGACAGCCCGGTGCCGGCGGCGGGGCAGGGCGGGATCGGTGATCCAGCCCTGATCAAGACGGGCGCCGACTGGCCGGCCTATGGCGGGGCTGACAGCGCCCAGCGCTATTCTCCGCTGAACCAGATCACCAAGGACAATGTGAAGGGCTTGCAGCGCGCCTGGACCTTCCGCACCGGCGACCTGCCGGAGGAGCGGTTCGGGGCGGAAACCACGCCGCTGAAGATCGGCGACACCCTCTATCTGTGCTCGGCTCGCAATCGGCTGTTCGCCCTGGATGCGACGACCGGAAAGCAGAAGTGGACCTATGATCCCCAGGTCGCCGACGATCAGATCCCCTATACCGCCGCCTGCCGGGGCGTGACCTATTACGCCCAACCCAACGTCGATGCGGCCCAGCCCTGCGCCGCGCGTATCATCGAGGGCACGCTGGATGGGCGGCTGGTGGCGGTGGACGCCCGCACGGGCGCGCCGTGCGCCGGGTTCGGGACCAATGGCGCGGTCAGCATCAAGACCGGCATGGGCGACCCCTATCCGGGCATGGTCTCCATCACCTCGGCCCCGGTCATCGTGCGCGGCGTGGTGGTGACGGGACATCAGGTTCTGGACGGGCAGAAGCGCTGGAACGCGTCCGGCGTCATCCAGGGCTTTGATGCGGTGACGGGCCAGCTGCGCTTCGCCTGGGACATGATGCGACCGGACATCACCACCCTGCCGCCGGAGGGGCAGACCTATACGCCGGGCACGCCGAACATGTGGACCACGGCGACGGCGGACGAGGCCTTGGGTCTGGTCTTCCTGCCGATGGGCAACTCGGCGGCGGACTATTACTCGGGCCTGCGTCGCCCGGCCGAGAACGAGTACTCGACCTCTCTGGTGGCGCTGGATGTGACGACGGGCAAGCCGCGCTGGCATTTCCAGACGGTACGAAAAGATGTCTGGGACTATGATCTGGGCTCGCAGGCGACCCTGGTGGACATGCCCGGCGGCGTGCCGGCGGTGATCCTGCCGTCCAAGCAGGGCGACCTTTATGTCCTTGATCGGCGCACCGGTCAGCCGCTGCACAAGGTCGAGGAGCGTCGCGTGCCCCAGGGTGGGGTGGAGCCGTCGCAACGCAGCCCGACCCAGCCCTTCTCCCTGTTCCACACGCTGCGGAAGGCGGACCTGACCGAGCGCGACATGTGGGGCATGTCGCCGATCGATCAGATGTTCTGCCGCATCCAGTTCCGTCAGGCGGCCTATGAGGGCTACTTCACGCCGCCGACTTCGGACCGGCACTGGATCCAGTATCCGGGCTACAACGGCGGCTCGGACTGGGGCGGGGTGGCGGTTGATCCGGCGCGCGGCGTGATCGTGGCCAACTACAACGACATGCCCAACCATAACCGGCTGGTGCCGCGCGCCGAGGCCGATCGTCTGGGCTGGTTCTCGCGCGACGATCCCCGCTACATCGAACGTGAGAAGGAGGCGGCCAACCGCGGCGGCAACCTGTCGAAGTCGAAGGCCGAGGGGGCGGGCGATCCCCAGGCGGGCGTGCCCTACGCCATCGACGTCAACGCCGGCTGGCGGGTCAAGGCCACGGGCCTGCTGTGCAAGCAGCCCCCCTATGGCGGCATCCGGACCATCGACCTGAAGACCGGCCGCACCCTGTGGGACCGGCCGTTCGGCACGGCGAGGAAGAATGGGCCGTTCGGCATTCCCTCCATGCTGCCTATCGAGATTGGCACGCCGAACAACGGCGGCTCGGCCGTGACGGCGGGCGGATTGATCTTCATCGCCGCCGCGACTGACGACCTGATCCGCGCCATCGACATCGAGACGGGCAAGACGGTGTGGTCCGACGTCCTGCCCGCGGGCGGTCAGGCCAATCCGATGATCTATGAGCAGAACGGCCGTCAGTACCTGGTCATCATGGCCGGCGGGCATCACTTCATGGAGACGCCGGAGGGCGACTACGTGATTGCTTATGCGCTCCCCGAAGGGGGCGCATAA